Proteins encoded by one window of Pecten maximus unplaced genomic scaffold, xPecMax1.1, whole genome shotgun sequence:
- the LOC117320851 gene encoding uncharacterized protein LOC117320851: protein MQEAIGIISEVDSSNGVKLETKISHRVKVAVTRFRQGNGELYVHLAKGWDTTFSLHYSEFEELCLAKEAFDSKLHLLDDLSNVDTQAAGGSPQEKATVPPTTVPPKISPSIPSTSGSTTSTILANL from the exons ATGCAGGAAGCGATTGGAATAATTTCAGAGGTAGACTCCTCAAACGGAGTAAAGCTAGAGACGAAGATCTCACATCGAGTAAAG GTGGCTGTTACAAGATTTCGGCAAGGGAACGGTGAACTATACGTTCACCTGGCTAAAGGTTGGGATACAACCTTTAGCCTGCACTACTCTGAATTTGAAGAGCTGTGTCTGGCTAAAGAGGCATTTGACTCTAAATTACATCTGTTAGATGATCTG TCTAATGTAGACACACAAGCTGCAGGCGGATCACCTCAGGAGAAGGCAACGGTCCCTCCAACAACGGTCCCTCCAAAGATATCACCTTCGATACCCTCTACATCTGGTTCCACGACATCAACCATATTAGCAAATCTATAG